A genomic segment from Bacillus cereus G9842 encodes:
- a CDS encoding endonuclease/exonuclease/phosphatase family protein, which translates to MKKFLKIVFICVLVLAGIVGGFLAYMTLTKEQPADVISLKVENNKERVLATGNEFKVTTFNIGYAGLDKDQDFFMDGGKGSGSSSKEQTEINLKNMLSFLQNENSDFALLQEVDIKSLRSFDVNGHEFLKKGLPDYVSSFGKNYDTKWVPVPITNPMGYAEAGLSTFSKYTVQEAKRFQLPGMEPWPKRLFDLDRAIVEYKIPVNNGKHVRLVNLHLSAYDEGGKIRKQQVEYLKEYMNKHYENGDYVIMGGDWNQLVSNAQLSDPKFVKERPEWLVELPKDFTDGGFKWAVDPSVMTVRDDVKKYVEGENFVTIIDGFIVSPNVEIVNVQGKDLKFENSDHNPVSAVFKLK; encoded by the coding sequence TTGAAGAAATTTTTAAAAATCGTATTTATATGTGTTTTAGTATTAGCGGGCATTGTAGGAGGATTTCTAGCGTATATGACACTTACTAAAGAACAGCCTGCTGATGTTATAAGCTTGAAGGTGGAGAATAATAAGGAGCGCGTATTAGCGACTGGAAATGAATTTAAAGTTACAACATTTAATATTGGATATGCTGGGTTAGATAAGGATCAAGATTTCTTTATGGATGGTGGAAAGGGATCTGGTTCAAGTAGTAAAGAGCAAACGGAAATTAATTTAAAGAATATGCTTTCGTTTTTACAAAATGAGAATAGTGATTTTGCGCTATTACAAGAAGTTGATATAAAGTCACTTCGTTCATTTGATGTAAATGGACATGAATTTTTGAAAAAAGGATTACCTGATTATGTTTCGTCATTTGGCAAGAACTACGATACGAAATGGGTTCCAGTGCCAATAACAAATCCAATGGGATATGCGGAGGCTGGATTAAGTACGTTTTCTAAATACACTGTTCAAGAAGCGAAGAGGTTCCAGCTGCCTGGAATGGAGCCTTGGCCAAAGCGTTTGTTTGATTTAGATCGAGCAATTGTGGAATATAAAATTCCTGTTAATAATGGGAAACATGTTAGACTCGTAAATCTACATTTGTCTGCTTATGATGAAGGCGGGAAAATTAGAAAACAGCAAGTAGAGTATTTAAAAGAATATATGAACAAGCATTATGAAAATGGTGATTACGTAATAATGGGCGGAGATTGGAATCAATTAGTTTCGAACGCTCAATTAAGTGATCCGAAGTTTGTGAAAGAGCGTCCTGAGTGGTTAGTAGAGTTACCGAAGGATTTTACGGACGGTGGCTTTAAGTGGGCTGTAGATCCGTCTGTTATGACTGTGAGAGATGATGTAAAGAAATATGTCGAAGGTGAAAATTTCGTCACTATTATTGATGGCTTTATCGTTTCACCGAATGTAGAGATTGTAAATGTACAAGGGAAAGATTTAA